DNA sequence from the bacterium genome:
TAAAAAAGAAGTCATAAAAATTATGGAAAAAATTAAAGCGGTAAGAGGCACAAGGGATATATTGCCTGAGGAAGCAGGCAAATGGCAGTTTTTGGAAAGTAAAGCGCGGGAGTTTTTTTCTATTTACAATTATAAAGAAATACGGACCCCGGTTTTTGAAGACATCTCGCTTTTTATAAGGGGGGTGGGCCAGGGGACAGACATTGTCCGTAAAGAGATGTATGTCTTTGAGGACAAGAAGGGAAGGAAATTATGCCTGAGGCCCGAAGGGACTGCCGGGGTCATGAGGGCGTTTATAGAGCATAATCTGGGAATTGGAAACCCGGTTAATAAATTGTTTTATATCGGGCCTATGTTTCGTTATGAACGGCCCCAGGCAGGAAGGTATCGTCAGCATACACAGATTGGCGTTGAGCTGATCGGGAGTTTGATCCCGTGTTTAGACGCGGAAGTCATCTCTTTGGCATACAATTATTTGAAAGATTTGGGATTGAAGGAAATCCATGTCCATCTGAACAGTGTAGGGTGTTCAAATTGCAGGGGCAAGTATAAAGATATTTTAAAGGAAGAGCTTCATAAAAGGCTTAATGACTTTTGCCCTGACTGCCAGGATAGGTTTAAATTGAATATTTTACGGGTTTTTGACTGCAAGGTTTTATCCTGTAAGGAACTTTTATCCGGTACTCCTGTAATTACAGATTTTATATGTCCTGATTGCGGGGAACATCTCAGGGAGGTGGAAAAATATTTGAATCTGTTAAATGTTGATTACGAGAGAAATCCGAGATTGGTGCGTGGATTGGATTATTACACGCGGACAACTTTTGAAATTATTTTCCTGGGTTTGGGCGCGCAAAACGCCCTGGCGGCCGGCGGCAGGTACGATAAGTTAATCAGTGAACTGGGCGGGGACGATGTCCCCGGGATTGGTTTTGCCGCGGGCCTGGACCGTATAATCATGGCCGTGGATGAAAGCAAAATTCCCTGGCCCGCTTTTCCTGCGCCGGATATTTATTTTGTTCCTCTTGGCGCGAAGGCTTATGATTATCTTTTTCCTCTCTGTCAAAAATTTCGCCTTAATGGTTTAAAATGTGAAATTGGATATGATGAAAAAAGGCTTTTAAAGAACCATCTTAAAGAGGCGGATAAATTAAAGGCGAAAAAGGTTGTGATTATAGGTGACAGGGAACTGGACCGCGGAATAGCGATTATTAAAATGATGGATACAGGGGAACAGAAGGAAATAAAATTGGAAGAGCTATCACCAGGGGAGAAAGAACTTGAAAAGAACTCATAATTGCGGAGAATTGCGTGAAAGTCATATCGGTATGGGTGTCACACTAATGGGTTGGACAAATACCCGCCGCGACCATGGCGGGTTGATTTTTGTCGATTTACGCGATAGATATGGAATGACCCAGATTGTTTTTAATCCGGAGATAAATGAATCTGTTCACAGCGAGGCCCATATTATTAGAGACGAATTTGTTTTGACAGTTGAAGGTAAAGTCCGGCCAAGGCCTGAAGGAACGATAAATCCGCATCTTGCAACCGGGCGCATAGAAGTTTTAGTAGATAAGTTAATAATTTTGAATAAATCACTGCCTCTGCCTTTTGCCCTGGGTGCTGGGGAAATGGTTGGCGAGGATGTCAGGCTCCGTTACAGGTTTCTCGATTTGCGAAGAATAGAATTGCAAAAAAATATTTTATTGAGGCACAAGGTTGTAATGACCATACGTAATTTTTTAAACCGGGAAAATTTTATTGATATTGAAACACCGTTTTTGACCAAAAGCACGCCGGAAGGCGCGCGGGATTTTCTTGTCCCGAGCCGTTTAAACCAGGATAAATTTTACGCGCTGCCGCAATCCCCGCAGCTTTTTAAACAACTTTTAATGGTTTCAGGTTTTGAAAGATATTACCAGATTGTGAAATGTTTCCGTGATGAAGACTTGAGAGCTGACCGCCAGCCGGAATTTACACAGGTTGACCTGGAGATGTCTTTTATAGACGAGGAAGATGTAATAAATCTGACTGAAAATATGTTCAAGGCAATCTGGCGGGAATTGGGCAGGAAAGAATTAATTACACCTTTTAAACGTCTGGATTATAAAGATGCAATTTTAAAATACGGTTCAGATAAGCCTGATTTGCGTTTTGGTTTAGAAATTACCGGGGTAACAGGTATTGTTAAACTAAGCCAGTTCGAGGTATTTAAAAAGGCAATTGATTTCGGCGGCGTAGTCCGTGGAATTAAAATCCCGGGCGGGGCCGGTTTTTCCCGCCAGGAAATTGACAGGCTTACTGAAGAAGCAAAGATTTTTGGAGCAAAGGGATTGGCATGGATAAAAGTTGAGAATAATGAATTTAAATCACCGATAGCTAAATTTTTCAGCCTTGAAATTCTGACAAAAATAAAGTCGGAAATGGATGCCGAAAATGGAGACCTTTTGATTTTTGTTGCCGATAAAGTTAAAATTGTATGGCAATCTCTGGGGCACCTTAGAAACTTTTTGGCGGGAAAACTGAATTTAATAGATAATAAAAAAGATGAATTTTTATGGGTGGTGAATTTCCCGCTTCTGGAATACAGCGAGGAAGAAAAACGGTATGTCGCGATGCATCATCCTTTTACCTCCCCGGGGGAAAAGGCGGACCTCGGAACTGACCCGGGGGAAATTTCCGCCCGTGCCTATGATTT
Encoded proteins:
- the aspS gene encoding aspartate--tRNA ligase, which codes for MGVTLMGWTNTRRDHGGLIFVDLRDRYGMTQIVFNPEINESVHSEAHIIRDEFVLTVEGKVRPRPEGTINPHLATGRIEVLVDKLIILNKSLPLPFALGAGEMVGEDVRLRYRFLDLRRIELQKNILLRHKVVMTIRNFLNRENFIDIETPFLTKSTPEGARDFLVPSRLNQDKFYALPQSPQLFKQLLMVSGFERYYQIVKCFRDEDLRADRQPEFTQVDLEMSFIDEEDVINLTENMFKAIWRELGRKELITPFKRLDYKDAILKYGSDKPDLRFGLEITGVTGIVKLSQFEVFKKAIDFGGVVRGIKIPGGAGFSRQEIDRLTEEAKIFGAKGLAWIKVENNEFKSPIAKFFSLEILTKIKSEMDAENGDLLIFVADKVKIVWQSLGHLRNFLAGKLNLIDNKKDEFLWVVNFPLLEYSEEEKRYVAMHHPFTSPGEKADLGTDPGEISARAYDLVLNGHEIGGGSIRIHQREMQEKMFEILKISREEARERFGFLLEALAFGAPPHGGIAFGLDRLLMILVGTENIREVIAFPKTQKATCLLTGAPDIVSEKQLKELGIAVDKKI
- the hisS gene encoding histidine--tRNA ligase yields the protein MEKIKAVRGTRDILPEEAGKWQFLESKAREFFSIYNYKEIRTPVFEDISLFIRGVGQGTDIVRKEMYVFEDKKGRKLCLRPEGTAGVMRAFIEHNLGIGNPVNKLFYIGPMFRYERPQAGRYRQHTQIGVELIGSLIPCLDAEVISLAYNYLKDLGLKEIHVHLNSVGCSNCRGKYKDILKEELHKRLNDFCPDCQDRFKLNILRVFDCKVLSCKELLSGTPVITDFICPDCGEHLREVEKYLNLLNVDYERNPRLVRGLDYYTRTTFEIIFLGLGAQNALAAGGRYDKLISELGGDDVPGIGFAAGLDRIIMAVDESKIPWPAFPAPDIYFVPLGAKAYDYLFPLCQKFRLNGLKCEIGYDEKRLLKNHLKEADKLKAKKVVIIGDRELDRGIAIIKMMDTGEQKEIKLEELSPGEKELEKNS